CGGCTAGGACAGACTGGCTGAATTGGATAGGCAATAGGTTAGGTATACCTAGAAGTAATCGCTTTAGTAAGCTTTTAGTCTAACCTTACACCAGACCAGTAACTCAttgatttttgagttttgatctctctacttcttttctttttgtttgaagGGAGCAGATGGAAATTAATAAGTAGAAGGAATTTTGCTGTTAATAGAACTGTTGCTACTGGTACTTCGATTATGACTCCTTCTGTAGTTGCTGAATCTTCTCTAGGTCAGTTCATCACCCCATAGTTACCTTTGAATTTCTTGGTATCTGTTTAGTGTGTGTATGTCTATAACAAAGATTGATAAATACAGGCTTGCAGCAATTACCATTTAAATCAGAGGGGTACAACTACTGGAAATGGCGAGGCTACAGAATTCATTATGTGGTGGAAGGGGAAGGGTTTCCAATAGTTTTGATCCATGgatttgcttcttcttcttttcattgGAGGTAATtctataatatttgtttttgtgtAACTTGAGTTTTATTATATAAGATAAGTGGGCTTATTTGCATCAAACCTTAGGTATAACATACCAGAGCTGGCTAAAAGATACAAGGTTTATGCTCTGGATTTGCTAGGATTTGGCTGGAGTGAAAAGCCACTAATAGACTATGATGCCTTGATTTGGAGAGATCAGGTTGTCGACTTCTTAAATGAGATAGTTAAACAACCCGCTGTTTTAGTTGGAAACAGGTGAGTTCATTTATTTACCAACTTGTCATTGTAATGAATCTACAAGATGCAATTAGCAGCTTTAATTGGTAGAGCTTCATCAATATATAAGTAGTATGtaattgaattatgttatgATGACTTGTATTATTTAAACAGTCTTGGAGGGTTTACTACTTTGTTAGCAGCAGCAGCACTACCAGATCAAGTCAGGGGAGTTTCcttattaaatagtgcaggacGATTTGGGGATGACATTAGTACAACCGACAAAACTGAAGAGACAGCCTTACATAAGTTCATTGTAAAGCCAGTGGAGGAAATCTTTCAACGTGTTGTTGTCAGATCGGCTTTCTGGATAACAATGCGACCAGATCAAATTGAAGCTGTACTGAAGAGTGGTGTATGTTCCTTCCTAGCTAAATTTGAACCTTATATCTTCTTGCTATTTGCACGATGCATCAGAAACTGATGGCTGGTTTCTGCATTTGCATTTCATTTGTTATTTAGACACTACCCCTGATAATCTCGAGTAACATCAGATAGAAGAACTAACTTCCTTGATGTTTTTCTTGTTTCAAGGTCTACAGAAACCATTCAAATGTGGATGATTACCTCATCAATTCAATTTTA
The Solanum stenotomum isolate F172 chromosome 12, ASM1918654v1, whole genome shotgun sequence DNA segment above includes these coding regions:
- the LOC125847445 gene encoding pheophytinase, chloroplastic-like is translated as MSSSTATARTDWLNWIGNRLGIPRSNRFRSRWKLISRRNFAVNRTVATGTSIMTPSVVAESSLGLQQLPFKSEGYNYWKWRGYRIHYVVEGEGFPIVLIHGFASSSFHWRYNIPELAKRYKVYALDLLGFGWSEKPLIDYDALIWRDQVVDFLNEIVKQPAVLVGNSLGGFTTLLAAAALPDQVRGVSLLNSAGRFGDDISTTDKTEETALHKFIVKPVEEIFQRVVVRSAFWITMRPDQIEAVLKSGVYRNHSNVDDYLINSILRPAADPNAYEVYYRLLKQLMSNPTKYTLDSVLSQLSCPLLLLWGDLDPWVHDRAKPNQIKDFYPNTSLVNLQAGHYPQDEVPEQVNKALLDWLSTLASEI